From one Agathobaculum sp. NTUH-O15-33 genomic stretch:
- a CDS encoding PspA/IM30 family protein, translating into MGILERFTDIIKANINDLLDKAEDPAKMIDQYLRDLTENLAEVKRETAGVMAEEARTRRMVEDNEVEVKKYDDLARKALAAGNEGDARTFLGKKQQLEGKSASLKATYDAAHENAQKMRQMHDKLVGDIENLNSRREMIKAKVAVAKTQEKVNGYASSADKAAGAMNAFDRMERKADQMLDRANAMSELNQKPVDEAAALEAKYAASGASASVDAELEKLKKDMGL; encoded by the coding sequence ATGGGCATTTTAGAGCGTTTCACCGACATTATCAAGGCAAATATCAACGACCTTTTGGATAAGGCGGAGGACCCCGCCAAGATGATCGATCAGTACCTGCGCGACCTGACGGAAAATCTGGCCGAGGTCAAGCGGGAAACCGCGGGCGTGATGGCGGAGGAAGCGCGCACCCGCCGCATGGTGGAGGATAACGAGGTAGAGGTAAAGAAGTACGACGACCTTGCCCGCAAGGCGCTCGCCGCCGGCAACGAGGGCGATGCACGCACCTTCCTCGGCAAAAAGCAGCAGTTGGAGGGCAAATCGGCCAGCCTGAAGGCGACCTATGACGCCGCGCATGAAAACGCGCAGAAAATGCGCCAGATGCACGATAAGCTGGTGGGCGATATCGAAAACCTGAACAGCCGCCGCGAGATGATTAAGGCCAAGGTCGCGGTCGCCAAGACGCAGGAAAAGGTAAACGGGTATGCCTCTTCGGCTGATAAGGCCGCGGGCGCGATGAACGCGTTTGACCGTATGGAGCGCAAGGCCGATCAAATGCTCGACCGGGCCAACGCGATGAGCGAGCTGAACCAGAAGCCGGTGGACGAAGCCGCCGCGCTAGAGGCCAAATACGCGGCCTCCGGCGCTTCCGCCTCGGTCGACGCGGAGCTGGAAAAGCTCAAAAAGGACATGGGACTGTAA
- a CDS encoding LPS biosynthesis protein yields the protein MQIDGNELAIQQNELDRQGFKEEALKIKREFLKQVREAGDHCPCKEACPHHGNCFECVTVHRGHRDHLPLCMWDMVNERIAALSHMTEGSLRAYEDRKAAEAASACDSCECCAGCKE from the coding sequence ATGCAAATTGACGGCAACGAGCTGGCGATTCAGCAAAACGAACTTGACCGCCAAGGCTTTAAAGAAGAAGCCCTCAAGATCAAACGCGAATTTTTAAAGCAGGTGCGCGAGGCGGGCGACCACTGTCCCTGTAAGGAAGCGTGTCCGCACCACGGCAACTGTTTCGAGTGCGTGACCGTCCACCGCGGGCACCGCGACCACCTGCCGCTTTGCATGTGGGATATGGTGAACGAGCGAATCGCCGCGCTGAGCCATATGACCGAGGGCTCGCTCCGCGCCTACGAGGACCGCAAGGCCGCCGAAGCCGCCTCCGCCTGCGACAGCTGCGAATGCTGCGCCGGCTGCAAGGAATAA